A part of Rhinatrema bivittatum chromosome 16, aRhiBiv1.1, whole genome shotgun sequence genomic DNA contains:
- the MEX3A gene encoding LOW QUALITY PROTEIN: RNA-binding protein MEX3A (The sequence of the model RefSeq protein was modified relative to this genomic sequence to represent the inferred CDS: deleted 1 base in 1 codon), translating to MPSLVLSEMMERNGVFGDLGTGLAKDRVLEDDRALQLALDQLCLLGLGGEAAEDGGGGNNTTSNSGSSNSGSSNSGKSAGPKVQEGKLCALYKEAELRLKSSNTTECVPVPSSEHVAEIVGRQGCKIKALRAKTNTYIKTPVRGEEPVFMVTGRREDVAMARREIISAAEHFSMIRASRNKRRGAGAGFSSAPTLPGQVTIRVRVPYRVVGLVVGPKGATVKRIQQQTSTYILTPSRDRDPVFEITGAPGNVERAREEIETHIAVRTGKILEYGNENELLPAGSSSPEPGYPADGWRSQPASGCKPLSTFRQNSLGEPGYETPRLGDQAEFGYGYLFPGYSTGKQDGGYYGAQEAGSPAVWAGQENSSPGSVFFCKQQQQRSGCQRSASSQDSLPRRCPGEALAGFSKLAGTRGSVSGSRECMVCFESEVTAALVPCGHNLFCMECAVRICERNEPECPVCHSSATQAIRIFS from the exons ATGCCTAGCCTGGTGCTCTCAGAGATGATGGAAAGGAACGGGGTCTTTGGCGATCTGGGCACGGGTTTGGCCAAGGACCGGGTGCTGGAGGACGATCGCGCCCTGCAGCTCGCCCTGGACCAGCTCTGCctgctggggctggggggggaggcGGCCGAGGACGGCGGCGGCGGCAACAACACCACCAGCAACAGCGGCAGCAGCAACAGCGGCAGCAGCAACAGCGGCAAGAGCGCCGGCCCGAAGGTGCAGGAGGGCAAGCTGTGCGCCCTGTACAAGGAGGCAGAGCTGAGGCTGAAGAGCTCCAACACCACCGAGTGCGTGCCGGTGCCCAGCTCGGAGCACGTGGCCGAGATAGTGGGCAGACAAG GCTGCAAAATCAAAGCCCTCCGAGCGAAGACGAACACGTACATCAAGACCCCCGTGCGCGGCGAGGAGCCGGTCTTCATGGTGACGGGCCGGCGGGAGGACGTGGCCATGGCCAGGCGGGAGATCATCTCTGCCGCCGAGCACTTCTCCATGATCCGGGCGTCCCGAAACAAG CggcggggggcgggggcggggttcAGCAGCGCCCCGACCCTCCCAGGCCAGGTCACCATCCGGGTCCGGGTGCCCTACCGCGTGGTGGGGCTGGTGGTGGGGCCCAAGGGTGCCACGGTGAAACGGATCCAGCAGCAGACCAGCACCTACATCCTGACCCCCAGCCGGGACCGGGACCCCGTCTTCGAGATCACCGGCGCCCCGGGCAACGTGGAGCGGGCCCGGGAGGAGATCGAGACGCACATCGCGGTGCGCACCGGGAAGATCCTGGAGTACGGCAACGAGAACGAACTCCTGCCGGCTGGCAGTAGTAGCCCCGAGCCCGGCTACCCGGCGGACGGCTGGAGGAGCCAGCCTGCCTCGGGCTGCAAGCCGCTGTCCACCTTCCGCCAGAACAGTCTCGGGGAGCCGGGCTACGAAACACCGCGGTTGGGCGACCAGGCTGAATTTGGCTACGGCTACCTGTTCCCGGGCTACAGCACAGGCAAACAGGACGGCGGGTACTACGGGGCGCAGGAAGCAGGATCCCCCGCCGTCTGGGCAGGACAGGAGAACAGCAGCCCCGGCTCTGTGTTTTTctgtaagcagcagcagcagcggtcaGGCTGTCAGCGCTCGGCCTCCAGCCAGGACTCGTTGCCCCGGCGCTGCCCCGGAGAGGCGCTGGCCGGCTTCTCCAAGCTGGCAGGCACCAGGGGTTCGGTGTCCGGCAGCCGGGAGTGCATGGTGTGCTTCGAGAGCGAAGTGACAGCCGCCCTGGTGCCCTGCGGGCACAACCTCTTCTGCATGGAGTGCGCCGTCCGGATCTGCGAGCGGAACGAACCCGAGTGCCCCGTCTGCCACTCCTCAGCCACCCAAGCCATCCGAATATtttcctaa